From the Primulina tabacum isolate GXHZ01 chromosome 3, ASM2559414v2, whole genome shotgun sequence genome, one window contains:
- the LOC142541090 gene encoding uncharacterized protein LOC142541090 isoform X2 has translation MAGREVREYTNLTDPKDKKLGKGKDRIDDEEVTFQRMVSKMQEVAGERGGYLHGRGAMDSDDLLYLKEQIEAEEDAERLLRHTEKRAFAAFKSCG, from the exons ATGGCAGGAAGAGAAGTTCGGGAGTACACAAACCTTACGGATCCGAAAG ATAAGAAGTTAGGAAAGGGAAAAGACAGAATAGATGACGAAGAAGTTACTTTCCAACGCATGGTCTCCAAG ATGCAAGAAGTTGCCGGTGAACGTGGTGGTTACCTTCACGGTCGAGGGG CAATGGACAGCGATGATTTACTTTATCTCAAGGAGCAGATTGAAGCTGAAGAAGATGCTGAGCGCCTTCTACGACATACTGAGAAACGAGCATTTGCTGCTTTTAAG AGCTGTGGCTGA
- the LOC142541090 gene encoding uncharacterized protein LOC142541090 isoform X1, with the protein MAGREVREYTNLTDPKDKKLGKGKDRIDDEEVTFQRMVSKMQEVAGERGGYLHGRGAMDSDDLLYLKEQIEAEEDAERLLRHTEKRAFAAFKISLFLGHMCTNISGKNHCLNESKVSSSLYLPNLSKEPALNNF; encoded by the exons ATGGCAGGAAGAGAAGTTCGGGAGTACACAAACCTTACGGATCCGAAAG ATAAGAAGTTAGGAAAGGGAAAAGACAGAATAGATGACGAAGAAGTTACTTTCCAACGCATGGTCTCCAAG ATGCAAGAAGTTGCCGGTGAACGTGGTGGTTACCTTCACGGTCGAGGGG CAATGGACAGCGATGATTTACTTTATCTCAAGGAGCAGATTGAAGCTGAAGAAGATGCTGAGCGCCTTCTACGACATACTGAGAAACGAGCATTTGCTGCTTTTAAGATATCCTTATTTTTGGGGCATATGTGTACCAATATAAGTGGTAAAAATCATTGCCTGAATGAGTCGAAAGTTTCTTCTAGTCTTTACCTTCCTAATCTTTCAAAAGAACCTGCTTTAAACAACTTTTAA